The DNA region CAAACACTTCCTCACAGTAAACTCCTACTGCTCACTAATCCCCCTGGAAATCCTCAGGGAGGCCGGCAGGGCCACTTTTGGACAGCACGCACAGGCGTCATTTGCATTCATTGGCCAAATTCAAAGCGGATGTGTAATACTGAACGCTGTATTGTCAAGGAAAGTAATGCAAGAGAGCCCCTTTTTTTGGATGGGAATATTAAGTccaacttttttatttcttaaatcatCTTCCTAGAGTCTAACAAGCCGCATGGTTCATAAAACATGACTGGAGAGAAACTTGTAGACAAAGTGTAGGATCAGCTCTGAGCTGGTTTTCATCTGGGGTGATTTCCTGACTGATAAGCGTGAACCAGTAAGCCCAGAGCTCTcagagtgtgtgtatgtgtgctaGCTGGACCTGAGAGCTCAGTCAAACAGAGGCTCTGCTGTGTGGATTTTACACAGAAGATATCTCTTTTCTTATTATTGTCCctcccttttcttctttttctttgcacTGCAGCAGCATGGAGGATGGGATGCACATACTGTACCCAGAGGTTACTGCCTCCCCTCACTAGAGTGGAATGATAATGAGAAAGCATGCAGGCGGAATATTCATAGGCTGTCACATTACTGCGATTCTTGAAGAGGGGAGTGCATACACTATGGGGTGTGCTGCAAGAGAGAGATATGTGAGGAAGTCCAGGTAGGCTCCCTGAAATGTTTGGCCAGGCACCTTGATTACTATTAATTTTATTCCTGCCTGGAGGGAAGAGAAGCAGACAATTGCTATTCatctttaatcagattaaaaataaaaaaatgtcatggcCGTACTGAAACAGAAGGTGCACCTGTTGCAAAAGACAAGTGAAAAACTAGAGTTTGTAACTCAAATAAGTATATAAAAGCATTACGGATATATTTAGGAATGTGaagaaaatttatttacatataattTGAAAATTACACTAAAGCAGTGACTTTGTAATtatgtgtaaataaatgtaatagaCGCGAgttataaacaaaatgtattcaagTGAAAAATGGTCATTTATCTTAAGACTTTATCTTAAGacttagcaaaaaaaataaatctttggaaaaaaaaaaattcagttaaaaaaaaaatcccccacacacatttaaatgaaatactAGGCTTTAACACCTTACCTTGAGGTTCTCTATATTGAGGGTTGCCGACTGCTCCATTTTCCGTCCTCATCTGTTTGTTACATATTTCCACAAAGTTGTTACAAACGAGATTTCAGTCCCGCCTCGCTTCCGAACAGCTGAGGAGAGCTCCGCTGTTTTATAGTAAGAGCTGTTTTCATTCTCAACTACATGTCAGCCGTCAATTAAAAGTGGCTGGTTAATGGCTATCAGTGCTTAACGAGTTGCAGGTGTGCAGATTCAGGTGCTCACCTCGGTTATCCACTTTCCGGTCATTCGCTCCTCTTCAAAAACTCAGCCGCCAGTAAGTGTGACGTAATCACGCACAGCGTTTCCTCtacaacatttcaaaataatcaCCTAACTTGAGCTACGTTTATAAAAACTACAAGAGTAGGCTACCTAATTTTACACTTATTGATATACTTCTACAAAAGAAATGCTTAATATGTCTTTAAGACTCCTTTTGTGTGATTTACACCCATGAATATATTTCAAGGACATGAATACTGAACCATGAAAATAATGTAATACTATTATtagttgggggtttttttttagctcagagAAAATCTTCTCATACACTCCAACATTCCTGGTTGTGAATTTTGCCCTAACGTTTCAAGGATTTATTTGGAGGGATGATTGTATAGCAAACATCTAGTTTTTTAAGACAACTTGATGCATAACTTTGAATTTATTCCACAGTgttaaaatacatacatacaagCTCAAGTATATACAGATTTTCCCACTAACAATTGGTTAattgtttcttaaaatgttGTATCTCAACTGCTTTTTGTAGCCATCGCCGAGCTTCTTCCATAATTCTGTCTTAATATTTGATCACTTTATGGCGAGATCAttagagttcatttaaattgtctGGTTTTCTTTGTATGGATCTGAATTCTGAGAAGGCTCTTCCAAAACCTTGCTCCTGCTTCATTCGAACTAAACACACTTTTGATGATGAGCCTTTTCACGCATGCTCACATTTTAATCATCCAACTGTTAGTTTCAGGTCAAGTTGAAGAAATTGAAagtagtttttcttcttcattacTCCTTCCACTTTGTGCAGTGGACCAGCACAACTGACAGCCAGACACACCCATAGCATATTGCTACCACCATCATGCTTGACAATTGGTGTTCTTGTCAATGTGGCCTGATGGCTCAATCCTTGTCTCATCCGATCATACAACTTCACTCGATTTTATTGTGAAGGTCCCGGCTTAGGTCATATCCGGATTTCCACGGTGAAATGTGTTTCGCTTCATCAAAGCATCGTCGTGGCTCACTTCCAGCGGCTGCGGGTTGGAATCACGCGCGTAcgcacgcgcgcgcgcgcgcgcacacctCTACACAccaaaaagtcacaataaaaagtgtatttatatAGCAAATAGCGCTGATTGcgcattttcataaatattctaAAAGTGATGATTTTATAAATTAGActtattttttccctccattttttGGGAAATGTCGCACCCTGCAGGAAGCTCAGCCACACTCAACTGGGGAATGAAATATAAGTAAAGATATCTTAATAGATtgagctttttgttttacacGTACACGACCCTGAACGAATTGCTTATTATACAATATTtggctttaaaaatgtatgtattgtTATGTACAAGGAAAGTTGGtgaaataactcaaaataaataaaaaccaaattaaagaCGTGCAAAGGGTCTATCACATTCACCAAGCAGTtaactgatgttttatttaatcttgCTGGGCTATTTAACTAATTAAAGTAGTAGTCATGGCATCCTGCTGCAAAGTGAgatcagcatctccataaagctcGTCAGAACAAGGAAACAGTCCTGGTAGAGGGTTGCTAGGACTTTTTACACCAGAAGATGGCATGACTCCTCACCTCAACAATAActatctaaacttttttttttttatttcctttatttaaccaggaaaaCCCCGTtaagatctagatctcattttcaacagggacctgggcagaagtctgcaatacCCAGCAACCTGATTACAAAATTAACTTTCACCTCCAGAACCTCAGATATCTTTGGACCAGATTATTTGttgcttgactttttttgttttgctacaaATGGTCTTAACTTTGGACTGCTTATATATATTGAGGtgggattttcattttttagaatttgttttccttcaatTTAGTATTTTAGACTAAACGCACCATGTCCTTTCTGTATTTGCTGTGCAACTATCATTCACAATCCTGCTTTAAAGCATGCACTACCATTATAATCTTTCACTTTTGTTACAATTAAAATGGAATGATTCCTGCTTCCCATTTCAGACACAAActattctttttcatttattagaAATCTGGCACAAACTTTggctgtttgtttggttttctttcaaaaacgaaaaacaaacagtatgtTAGTATGTATACCAAAACATACATACTATAATGTATGTTTTAGTATACATTATGAACACATGGTATTATATAAGGGTCTGTGATGAAACGTCTTTGTCTGTCATAGCAGTTTGTCATGGAAGGAGCTCCAGTTCTGCAACAGCTTCCCACAACAGCTGTGTGGGATGGGAGACGTTGTCCAACAATGATGTTATTTTAACCAAGCAAGTGTGTAGTCATACATAATATCTTATGTCTTTTTCATATTAAGTATACATACAAAAAAGATTATGTTATATAAGAACAAACATACAGGATTCTGTGAACATTTATATTCTTTAGCAATGCCTTTTTTGGCAACACCTGCTTTATGGCTGTTTATTGGTCATCTGTTATTCAACAGTCTTTTCTGCGATTATGTAGGTCATAACACAACATaacagtatataaaaaaaacgtCATTGTTCTGATGTTATAATCTAATATTTTTTGACAGAGTGaactgcaggtttttttttaaactgtaagctGTACTAATCGATATGGCCAGAAATATACCAAATGAAATATAACTACTCTGTATGCAGATATTGAATACAGTATCGATGTACCACTTTTTTAATTAACTCACTgaaattaatctatataatagtaataaaacaGTATAACgatgcacacacaaaaagttAAATTGTCTTGTAGTAACGTTAGTAGAACGATAGAGGGAAGCATCAACCCTTCTAGCAATCATAATAGTTCCGCGCTCGACTTTTGAAGGATTAATAATCAACTGTCGACCAGCCAATTTGCTGTCGCAAGGATGTCAGACTCGAAGCAAGTGATTGCTCTTAAAAGGTAtttatatgaactgattttatCTGCCCATATGTGCTTAGTGACTAATTTGGTGATAATTTCtgtctgggaaaaaaataaaaatattaaatcatataaatacacaaatgGTCCGCCGAACCTTTATTGTAAGGATGTAACCGTCATGTACTTCTCCTTACAATTGTGTTTACCGACCACATTGATGgcttattagatttttttactgTATGAACTGTTTTTTAGTGCTAAAATAGCAGCTGGAGCTGTTGTGTGCGTTGAGAGTGAAATAAGAGGAGATGTCGCCATTGGTGagcctttttattttgacacataTTTGCTTCGTCTATACTCCAATCATCAAAGTTgtaccaaaatgttttttttttttttttttttttgctctctcaGGCGCTAGAACAGTCGTCCACCCAAAAGCTCGGATCATAGCCGAGGCAGGGCCCATTATAATTGGGGAGGGTAATCTAATAGAGGAGCAAGCTCTTATCATTAACAGGTAGGCGCATGTGTGaatgtgatttaaattttaatctttaattcgTCCAAGGGTTTTAATCTGTGTTGTGTCCGTAGTTATCCTGAGAATATAATGCCAGACTCGGAGGGAGTTGAGCCTAAAACGATGATCATTGGGACCAATAATGTGTTTGAAGTGGGGTGCGGTATCCTTTACAGTTCCGGTATTGGTAGTCTTTAATGAATATATCACGCATATGTTAGTGACCCAGTTAATTGTGCAGAAataaccccccaaaaaaaacccttttcaaCTGCTGCTAATATAGAAGTAATCCACCAGAGGTCTCCAGAGAGCTGAAAATGTCTATTTGTTTATGTATCCTGTTTAAAATCCTTCACTCTGTCTCAGTTTCCCAAGCTTTGAAAATTGGAGATAACAATGTGATTGAGTCCAAGGGTGAGTATTGCTTTCATATTGTTTTGTCAAGGCCTGCAAGTCGACCATCGCTAAAACTCATACAGTGCTTTGAAAAGGATTCACATCCCTTTAGAgctcttcacattttgtcacgttacaatcACAAACGTCATAGTTTCaggtgatagaccaacacaaagaagtccAGTGTTGTGAAGCGGAAGAAGAAATATACATGACCTTTAACATCTATTGcaaatctaaatctgaaaagtCTGGAAAGCATTTACAGCCTCTTCTATTTGGCAACAGTAAATAAATCTTGGCCTTTTTGCAAGAGTGACAAGCAGAAGGGCAGGAAATGTCCCATGTGCTGTTTGTAGGAGATGCAGCAAACATAGAGAAGAAGGTCAGTTGTCCAAGATTGAACTTTTGAGGCCATTCCAAACTTGAGTCTGTAGCTTAGCAGCTACAAAAGTTGCTCAATAACAGATATGTGAGTTCTCACTGGAATGTAATGATGTAAGAAAACCCTGACAGATATAAAGAAGAAATATAATTTACTATAAATTATTTGATAGGCTACTCGGATAGGCATAAAGTTTGTATAGGAAGGTAAAAATATGTGTGCGTATATTCTGCTACTTTAAATTTGACGCTGCTCCCTTCGTTCTTTCTACTTGCTTGCAAGACTTCCTTGTtatctttcaacattttttttgccacCTATTTTCTGTCCAGCACTCATTAGTGATCATGAGCCCAAACATCccaaataaatcacacacaaCAGATAAAGATTATCTGAAAGTTATGTCTTGAACAtaactttcttttttagctaaaaaaaacaacaactatgcTACCTGTTTTACAGGATAGGTagcaaaatctgtaaaaaccTGACACTATACCTGGCTGCTTTGAAACActacaaaaaaatcacatttaattagCCAGTACAGCAAAATCTTAATTCTGTCACAACAGTAAATGGAGAAGACTAATAATCTTACTTTCTATTGCTTTTCTGGAGatgctttttccatttttttgttatttaaccACAGCTGATGTGGGGAGAAACGTGATACTGACCAGCGGCTGCATCGTCGGCGCGTGCTGCCAGGTGAACACGTGCGAAGTCGTGCCCGAGAACACGGTAGTTTACGGCTCAAGCTGCATCAGGCGTGTGCAAAGTGAAAAGCCGCAGGTCTGTACCTCTTCAGTTCAGGCAGAGGACGGCCTTGTTGGCTTTGTGTTTAAGCTCTGAAAGTAGtaattgtttcatttcacaGCCACAGACCCTGCAGCTCGACTTCCTCATGAAGATCCTTCCCAACTATCACCACTTGAAGAAAACAGTGAAAGGAAGCGGCACGCCTTTGAGAAACTGACTGTCTTTTGGCgtcaaaataaatcacagagAAACTATCAGCTGCAGTCAATCAGGATCGGTAGTAAGATCcgaaaacacagagacactttGATTTCCCACTTTATGCACTTT from Xiphophorus maculatus strain JP 163 A chromosome 14, X_maculatus-5.0-male, whole genome shotgun sequence includes:
- the LOC102225238 gene encoding dynactin subunit 6-like, whose translation is MSDSKQVIALKSAKIAAGAVVCVESEIRGDVAIGARTVVHPKARIIAEAGPIIIGEGNLIEEQALIINSYPENIMPDSEGVEPKTMIIGTNNVFEVGCVSQALKIGDNNVIESKADVGRNVILTSGCIVGACCQVNTCEVVPENTVVYGSSCIRRVQSEKPQPQTLQLDFLMKILPNYHHLKKTVKGSGTPLRN